One genomic window of Bactrocera dorsalis isolate Fly_Bdor chromosome 4, ASM2337382v1, whole genome shotgun sequence includes the following:
- the LOC105222742 gene encoding farnesol dehydrogenase yields the protein MERWQGKVAMVTGASSGIGAACAKALVCAGFVVVGLARRQERIAQLQQELPTRFRSNLHACKCDITKEESVNDAFKWTQQKLGAGVDVLVNNAGIIATTELSARQNTNEIRNTIDTNLLGTVFCTREAFNSMRERDVEGHIVIINSVAGLQVPNLGPNLPSLNIYPATKFALRAMNEIYRQEFQRYKTRVRITTISPGIVDTDILPTSIRNVVKDMLPSLTSEDVADAVLWAISTPPNVQVHNITIKPMGEKF from the exons ATGGAGCGCTGGCAGGGCAAAGTTGCTATGGTAACTGGTGCTAGCAGTGGCATCGGTGCTGCTTGTGCCAAGGCTTTGGTGTGTGctggatttgttgttgttggtttagcACGTCGCCAGGAACGCATTGCGCAATTGCAACAGGAACTACCAACGCGATTTCGCTCCAATTTGCACGCCTGCAAATGTGATATAACAAAGGAGGAGAGTGTGAACGATGCTTTCAAGTGGACGCAGCAGAAACTTGGCGCCGGTGTTGATGTTTTGGTGAATAATGCTGGTATTATAGCGACTACGGAGTTGAGTGCACGTCAGAATACGAATGAAATACGCAACACCATCGATACGAACCTGTTGGGTACGGTTTTTTGTACACGCGAGGCTTTCAATTCAATGCGTGAACGTGATGTTGAAGGTCATATAGTGATCATTAATAGTGTGGCTGGTTTGCAAGTTCCGAATTTGGGTCCAAACTTGCCATCGCTCAATATATATCCTGCAACAAAGTTCGCTTTACGAGCTATGAACGAAATCTATCGACAAGAATTTCAGCGGTACAAGACTCGTGTACGAATAACG acTATCAGTCCAGGCATTGTCGATACCGACATACTGCCCACTTCTATTCGTAATGTTGTCAAGGATATGCTACCGAGTCTTACGTCTGAGGATGTGGCCGATGCTGTTTTATGGGCAATAAGCACACCACCAAATGTACAG GTTCACAACATCACCATAAAGCCCATGggcgaaaaattttaa
- the LOC105222743 gene encoding farnesol dehydrogenase, giving the protein MERWQGKLAVVTGASGGIGAACARALVVAGLRVVGLARREAKLQELKLSLPPALQPQFIPRRCDVSKEDQVVAAIDWTERMLGGADVLLNNAGITRETELVAPDNTEKIRQVIDTNVMAVLWCTREVFRGMMKRGNEGHILVVNSIAGQQVLNFIDVLPSFNIYPATKFAITAMTETYRQEFQLHKNKVRITGICPGAVNTNIFPEEIHFYVKHMARLEPANIADAVLYALRTPPHVQIHEITLKPMGEIF; this is encoded by the exons ATGGAACGTTGGCAGGGTAAATTGGCAGTGGTCACCGGTGCCAGTGGCGGTATTGGTGCTGCCTGTGCTCGAGCTTTGGTGGTGGCAGGTCTACGTGTCGTCGGTCTCGCGCGGCGAGAAGCTAAATTGCAGGAGCTCAAACTCAGCTTGCCTCCAGCGTTGCAACCACAGTTCATACCACGTCGCTGTGATGTATCTAAAGAGGATCAGGTTGTAGCGGCAATCGATTGGACGGAACGTATGTTGGGTGGCGCGGATGTACTGTTAAATAATGCTGGTATCACACGTGAAACTGAACTGGTGGCGCCTGATAATACTGAGAAGATACGCCAGGTAATTGATACTAACGTCATGGCAGTGTTATGGTGTACACGAGAAGTGTTCCGCGGCATGATGAAGCGTGGCAACGAGGGCCACATATTGGTCGTTAACAGTATAGCTGGGCAGCAGGTGTTGAATTTTATTGATGTGCTGCCGAGCTTCAATATTTATCCGGCAACTAAGTTTGCCATTACGGCGATGACGGAGACATACAGACAAGAATTTCAACTACACAAAAATAAAGTTCGCATTACG GGTATTTGTCCCGGTGCCGTGAACACAAACATATTTCCGGAAGAAATTCATTTCTATGTGAAGCATATGGCACGCTTGGAGCCAGCTAATATAGCTGATGCGGTTTTATATGCGCTTCGTACTCCGCCCCATGTCCAG ATTCACGAGATCACGTTAAAACCGATGggggaaatattttaa